One Festucalex cinctus isolate MCC-2025b chromosome 1, RoL_Fcin_1.0, whole genome shotgun sequence genomic region harbors:
- the LOC144023455 gene encoding MAPK regulated corepressor interacting protein 2-like isoform X2, translated as MMYTITRGPSKLVTQRRTGPTQMLDNKSNDFKHKQTTWSLPDLPAPKIVFNRPNGRKYHHPTPSLPADPQHEWELVAAHQDNVKFVYEAWQEAIQQEQGTVWGTGEEGSTMAVHYRDDTPSPHMNHFVPIDLDEWWAQRFLANIDKLS; from the exons ATGATGTACACTATCACCAGAGGTCCAAGCAAACTGGTGACCCAACGGCGTACAG ggccaaCGCAAATGCTCGACAACAAATCAAACGACTTCAAGCACAAGCAGACGACCTGGAGTTTGCCCGA TCTCCCCGCGCCAAAGATTGTTTTTAACCGCCCCAACGGCAGAAAGTACCACCATCCCACCCCGAGTCTGCCCGCGGACCCCCAGCATGAGTGGGAGTTGGTGGCAGCCCACCAGGACAACGTAAAGTTTGTGTATGAGG CCTGGCAGGAGGCAATCCAGCAGGAGCAAGGGACGGTCTGGGGGACAGGCGAGGAGGGAAGCACGATGGCGGTCCACTACAGAGACGACACTCCTAGCCCGCACATGAACC ACTTCGTGCCCATAGATCTGGACGAGTGGTGGGCGCAGCGCTTCCTGGCCAACATAGACAAACTTTCCTGA
- the LOC144023455 gene encoding MAPK regulated corepressor interacting protein 2-like isoform X1, protein MMYTITRGPSKLVTQRRTGPTQMLDNKSNDFKHKQTTWSLPDLPAPKIVFNRPNGRKYHHPTPSLPADPQHEWELVAAHQDNVKFVYEAWQEAIQQEQGTVWGTGEEGSTMAVHYRDDTPSPHMNRQYDSSLSLVTDCSCLVCIRQNYSKPLYRSLIFWEGYKYDIVLHTL, encoded by the exons ATGATGTACACTATCACCAGAGGTCCAAGCAAACTGGTGACCCAACGGCGTACAG ggccaaCGCAAATGCTCGACAACAAATCAAACGACTTCAAGCACAAGCAGACGACCTGGAGTTTGCCCGA TCTCCCCGCGCCAAAGATTGTTTTTAACCGCCCCAACGGCAGAAAGTACCACCATCCCACCCCGAGTCTGCCCGCGGACCCCCAGCATGAGTGGGAGTTGGTGGCAGCCCACCAGGACAACGTAAAGTTTGTGTATGAGG CCTGGCAGGAGGCAATCCAGCAGGAGCAAGGGACGGTCTGGGGGACAGGCGAGGAGGGAAGCACGATGGCGGTCCACTACAGAGACGACACTCCTAGCCCGCACATGAACCGTCAGTATGACTCATCTTTGTCCCTTGTGACTGATTGCTCATGTCTAGTTTGCATCAGACAGAACTACAGTAAACCCTTGTATCGCTCCCTCATATTTTGGGAGGGATACAAATATGACATCGTTTTACACACATTATAA